The window AAGTTCTTTACCCGTCGGCCAGATTTCGGCTCCGGTCGATCAGCCCGGCATCGCACGCGTTAATCGAATGATCCATCGCGGCACGCGAATACAccagaaaattaaaaaaaatggcaaggaAAATGAATCCACGCTAGGCCGTTCACCTTACTCTCCCGCAAATGCAGAGCAGATTTTTCTCAAATGTGTTTCACCATAACAGGAATGctcaattattttaatttgtttttatgcaAAGCCTGATTGGTTAAtatgcccccttttgtgaTGAATTGTGTATGTTTATTCCACCTCCCTTAAGCTCAAAATGCATAACACACAGATTCaaggattatttttatgttcgtaaaagggggcaaaaaggaaggTGTGTTTATAAGGGTGTATgtgcggggggggaagtgcgACGAATAATTCTCCTTTGTCGTAATGACGTGTGCGTTAGGAATCTTGTACTAATAAGCATGCGCTGGTAACTCACtacaaagtaaaataaagtgtATGCTCATGTTTTTAAGACTCCCCTTGTGCGCAATGACCCACTGGGAGGAGAGCATAAGTTTGTTCCCCAGGTGGATAACATGACcagggaggaggggaaatGTGAAAAACGGCATGTCGACCCCCCGCGCGCAGCGAGTACTCACCGGATAATCGCTTAAGGGGGCATCCTGGCCATTACTTTGCGTCCTGCACTTTGAATCTTAAATTGCAAggcgttttttcctttatgaaaaaagataaaaatagcGTAGCTCCTGGAGTGGCACAGCCAACAGGCAGGAGAAGCTACCCCCTTTCGTTGGTGCCTAGCCACGATTAAACGTTTGATGATGACCATCCGATGATCTACCCCCATACACATGTGCCATTGTATGTTTagtcctcctccccctctcccAGTTTAAGCACATTCATCTGTAAATCCCGCCAAAGGGTCCATATCCGCTAGTTTGACCAACTGTGTGGTGTTCCTTTCGCTCGTTTGTTTCACTGCTGTTCGTGTTGCTGTTCATAGGGTCTCTTCTTCtccattaattttaattttcccagCCCCCCTTTGCTTCTTATATGTTGAATGAAGTGTTTTCCCTATTGGGAGTCCACCACCATGTTTCCACCctgcacacacaaacacaccTGTGCATGGCAAATGTAAGCCGTGAAAGGGGTGAGCAGAGGGAAACAAACCGAAAGGCataccaccaccaccaccactgTGCTAGATACGGATAAATGAGAAAGCCTATGTCTACCATTTCGTTTAAGGTGTAAATTGAGCAGAGCAATAATTatgcgaaaaggaaaaaaaaaagattcgAAATTCCGACGAGGGGAAGCGTTCATCGATCTGTTGTTCAAGGTTATATAAGCCACCGGGGGTATGAATATggagaaatttaaaaaaggggtgcacaaaaatggtgcTAAAAAGTGgcgctaaaaaaaaggtagccaACGGGTTACGGTTACCCAAAGGGcacttagaaaaaaaaattgctcttGCATTTTTGAGCAGTTCTAAATGCATAGAAAGATGGGGGAAGGAAGGGTGACTCCTTTCCTCATATCTCCACTGACTATTTGACGAGCACTTCCTCGTCTTTTAGTTGGTACTGCACTCCTCCTTGATGGTCCTCTGGATATACCCATTCATCGTTGTACTCCTCACTGTTTTCTTCGTTGTACTCCTCGCCGTTTTCTTCGCTGTACTCCTCGCCGTCTTCTTCGTCGTACTCCTCGCCGTACTCTCCGCCATAGTCCTCCCCATAACGCTGGTCAAGCATTTCTCCATATTCTCCCTCATACGGTTCTCCATACTGTTCCCCATAATCTTCTCCTAATTCCTCCCCTAATTCTTCGTCCATTTCTTCATCGTTCCCCTCTTCATCGGCTTCCTCTCCGGCATGTTCTTCGCTCCCACCTGCACTTTGCTCACTGTTCATATCATTTTGGCCAGACAGGACCTTCTGTCCCTTATCCGAATCAGCACTGTGCGCGTCAAACACCGCGGTGCCGGCGAATTCGAGCTTGTCTTCATTTCCTTCGTAGCACTTGCAAGGGTGGAaacaggagggggggggacatCAATGTGCAAAGATGGATATATTGACATGTAGCTACGCACACGTCTCTGTGCACACACgctcacatatatatatatatatgtgctgGTGGAACAAGATCACGGCAACTTGGCACAAGGAGCGAacatggaacaaaaaaaaaaaaaaaatgaggatgACTGACTCCCCATGTCCACACAACCTCATTTCATGTGGACCAATTTGGCTACCTTTTCGTATAACTTATACGCCGTGCACACTAGGATAAGAAAGCCAGAATAGGAAAGAATACTGGGGAATAGGTACTCGTGGTTAGGGCTAGGCTTAAATAGTGACCCTAATTTAGACccaattatgttttttaacaGCGCTGCGGAGTTGTTGCCTAAGGATATGAGCTGACTCAAACTCATGGCTGgctagctagctatttttttttttttttgccaaaaaggggaatataAATTCGGTTGTGTAGTACCTTCACTG of the Plasmodium cynomolgi strain B DNA, chromosome 7, whole genome shotgun sequence genome contains:
- a CDS encoding hypothetical protein (putative) is translated as MSLSQLISLGNNSAALLKNIIGSKLGSLFKPSPNHEYLFPSILSYSGFLILVCTAYKLYEKCYEGNEDKLEFAGTAVFDAHSADSDKGQKVLSGQNDMNSEQSAGGSEEHAGEEADEEGNDEEMDEELGEELGEDYGEQYGEPYEGEYGEMLDQRYGEDYGGEYGEEYDEEDGEEYSEENGEEYNEENSEEYNDEWVYPEDHQGGVQYQLKDEEVLVK